Proteins encoded by one window of Passer domesticus isolate bPasDom1 chromosome 10, bPasDom1.hap1, whole genome shotgun sequence:
- the ASIC4 gene encoding acid-sensing ion channel 4 isoform X1 → MASQCCHCPASVGQSPQLQSRHNWGPWRSRQCFVVTAVKCMARYKEEELKHDIPRHRVHTVCLRQVIAIQTPMPTIPGHWGLPVQLAWGKTTHTPVPTQLGKEFSIPECRLGKGVFAATPSSPSPHPSPKQLRKAPALLLPERCRAKASQEGEISGGKQGPWAACSPLSRGATLNAAMPLPLACCQDGEGLTPPQDSSAPQLLVGILRATRIPGLHYMCTRPQSRLRRLLWSLAFLASAGLLATGAADRLHHLLSCPVHSRARLAWAPQLRFPAVTLCNPNRARFLHLTKPDLYSVGEWLGLARENHSLVPEMLAVLGEDQRAWLTRLANYSRFLPPRRSERTMQSFFHRLGHQIEDMLVECRFQGERCGPQHFTPVYTRYGKCYTFNGDRRNPRVTRQGGMGNGLEIMLDIQQEEYLPIWRETNETSFEAGIRVQIHSQDEPPYIHQLGFGVSPGFQTFVSCQEQRLTYLPQPWGNCRASMQGEQLLPGYDTYSIAACRLQCEKEAVVQSCHCRMVHMPGNESICSPNVYIECADHTLDAAVEDSQERCSCPTPCNLTRYGKEISMVRIPNKGSARYLARKYNKNETYIRENFLVLDIFFEALNYEAIEQKKAYDLAGLLGDIGGQMGLFIGASILTILEILDYIYEVIRDKVSRVLRRSKPPLKKPSGSIATLGLEEMKDQSPCETLGRHVEGAYNAGILPNHHHRHHYPHQGVFEDFAC, encoded by the exons ATGGCCTCCCAGTGCTGTCACTGTCCTGCCTCTGTGGGGCAGAgtccccagctgcagagcagacacAACTGGGGACCCTGGAGGTCCAGGCAATGTTTTGTGGTGACTGCAGTGAAATGCATGGCAAGGTACAAGGAGGAAGAGCTGAAGCATGACATTCCTAGGCACAGGGTTCACACAGTGTGCCTGAGACAGGTCATTGCTATCCAGACACCAATGCCCACCATTCCGGGACACTGGGGGCTGCCAGTTCAGCTTGCATGGGGTAAGACAACACACACCCCTGTCCCAACCCAGCTCGGGAAGGAATTTTCCATTCCCGAATGCAGGTTGGGGAAAGGCGTGTTTGCAGCaaccccctcctctccctcccctcacCCATCACCgaagcagctcaggaaggcGCCTGCCTTGCTCCTGCCAGAAAGGTGCAGAGCAAAAGCCTCCCAGGAGGGAGAGATCTCTGGAGGGAAGCAGGGACCCTGGGCAGCTTGCAGCCCACTTTCCAGAGGAGCCACCCTGAATGCAGCCATGCCGCTGCCCCTTGCCTGCTGCCAGGACGGGGAAGGTCTGACACCACCCCAGGACAGCAGCGCGCCCCAGCTCCTTGTCGGCATCCTGCGAGCCACCCGGATCCCCGGGCTGCACTACATGTGCACCCGGCCACAGTCCCGCCTGCGCcgcctgctctggagcctggCCTTCCTGGCCTCCGCCGGGCTGCTGGCCACCGGCGCCGCCGACCGCCTGCACCACCTGCTGTCGTGCCCCGTGCACAGCCGCGCCCGCCTCGCCTGGGCACCCCAGCTCCGCTTCCCGGCTGTCACCCTCTGCAACCCCAACCGGGCACGCTTCCTGCACCTCACCAAGCCCGACCTCTACTCGGTGGGAGAGTGGCTGGGGCTGGCCCGGGAGAACCACTCGCTGGTGCCCGAGATGCTGGCCGTGCTGGGGGAGGACCAGCGTGCCTGGCTGACACGTCTGGCCAACTACTCGCGCTTCTTGCCCCCCCGCCGCTCCGAGCGCACCATGCAGAGCTTCTTTCACCGCCTGGGCCACCAGATCGAGGACATGCTGGTGGAGTGTCGCTTTCAGGGAGAGCGCTGTGGCCCCCAGCACTTCACTCCT GTCTACACACGCTATGGTAAGTGCTACACCTTCAATGGGGATCGGAGGAATCCACGTGTGACCCGCCAAGGTGGCATGGGCAACGGGCTGGAGATCATGCTGGACATCCAGCAGGAAGAGTACCTGCCCATCTGGAGAGAGACCA ATGAGACATCATTTGAAGCTGGCATCCGGGTCCAGATCCACAGCCAGGACGAACCACCCTATATCCATCAGCTGGGCTTTGGTGTCTCGCCTGGCTTCCAGACCTTTGtgtcctgccaggagcagcgG CTCACCTACCTGCCACAGCCGTGGGGGAACTGCCGGGCCAGCATGCagggggagcagctgctgcctggctaTGACACCTACAGCATCGCTGCCTGCCGCCTCCAGTGTGAGAAGGAGGCCGTGGTGCAGAGCTGCCACTGCCGCATGGTCCATATGCCAG GCAACGAGTCCATCTGCTCCCCTAATGTGTACATCGAGTGTGCTGACCACACGCTGG ATGCAGCGGTGGAGGACAGCCAGGAGCGCTGCAGCTGTCCCACGCCGTGCAACCTGACACGCTATGGCAAGGAGATCTCCATGGTCCGCATCCCCAACAAGGGCTCCGCGCGCTACCTCGCCCGCAAGTACAACAAGAACGAGACCTACATTCG GGAGAACTTCCTGGTGCTGGACATCTTCTTTGAGGCGCTCAACTACGAAGCCATTGAGCAGAAGAAAGCCTATGACCTTGCTGGGCTTCTCG gggACATCGGGGGGCAGATGGGCCTGTTCATCGGTGCCAGCATCCTCACCATCTTGGAGATCCTGGACTACATCTATGAG GTGATCCGAGATAAGGTGAGCCGGGTCCTGCGCCGCTCCAAGCCACCTCTGAAGAAGCCCTCGGGCAGCATCGCCACACTGGGATTGGAGGAGATGAAGGACCAG agccccTGTGAGACACTGGGTCGGCACGTGGAGGGCGCCTACAACGCGGGCATCCTGCCCAACCACCACCACCGCCACCACTACCCTCACCAGGGAGTCTTCGAGGACTTCGCCTGCTAG